Proteins encoded by one window of Yersinia massiliensis:
- the recB gene encoding exodeoxyribonuclease V subunit beta: MTSMAPRRLEPLTLPLYGERLIEASAGTGKTFTIGVLYLRLLLGLGGEAAFSRPLMVEEILVVTFTEAATEELRGRIRDNIHELRIACVRGVSDNPMHNALLSEIIDLSEAAAQLLAAERQMDEAAIYTIHGFCQRMLANNAFESGILFEQTLIQDELPLRRQACADFWRRHCYPLPLAVARAVSQEWSGPEALLNDLSAYLQGETPKFRQAPSDDETILSRHQQIVVQIDAVKAQWRAAASELEALISGSGVDKRSYSTRYLPNWLEKVGMWAEQETGDYQLPKELEKFRQSVLFDKTKKGDVPQHPVFSAIERIFEQPLTLRDLILARAISEIRTSVQQEKRQRAELGFDDLLSKLDTALQQPGSELLAQSIRTRYPVAMIDEFQDTDPQQYRIFHTLYGGRKECGLLLIGDPKQAIYAFRGADIFTYIRARSEVSAHYTLETNWRSSFPMVQSVNRLFSLVDVPFLFEQIPFIQVAAAERNSCLSFEIKGKKQPAISFWLQPGEGVGVSEYQQLMARQCAAQIRDWLTAGQNGLALLVTASGPKPVQASDITILVRSRAEAALVRDALSALAIPSVYLSNRDSVFDTPEAKDLLWLLQAVLNPEHERTLRSAMATGLLGLDAKILDALNHNERDWDALVEEFDNYRQHWQRRGVLPMLREMMARRHLAENLLATPGGERRLTDVLHLGELLQEAASKLDSEHALIRWLAQQIAQPNHQSDNQQLRLESDRHLVQVITIHKSKGLEYPLVWLPFVGNFRQQQDVLYHDRHSFEALLDLNADEESQALAEEERLAEDLRLLYVALTRAVYHCSVGIAPLIKGGRKKQGESDIHHSALGYLVQQGQAGDAHYLADKLAELAALAGGDISVSLAQGVSDTAWQPQQEALPTLAARQFTRHVQDNWRVTSYSGLQQHGSSKGGTSPLLNAPLQELLPRLDTDAAGEHALIASADLTPHAFPRGAAPGTFLHDLLEPMDFSQPIESVWLAEQLQLQGFGEQWSSMLYQWLNDIVQVPLNDTGVTLAGLAPENKQAELQFYLPIDALLQAHELDTLIKRYDPLSRQCPVLDFQQVRGMLKGFIDLVFYWQGKYYLLDYKSNWLGEDGSAYTQEAMAQAMAEHRYDLQYQLYTLALHRYLRHRLADYDYERDFGGVIYLFLRGVDKQYPGNGIFSCRPERALIEGMDGLFSGRDINHDSANADEDISI, from the coding sequence ATGACATCAATGGCTCCCCGGCGGCTGGAGCCGCTAACGCTACCTCTGTATGGTGAGCGGCTCATTGAAGCTTCTGCCGGTACTGGTAAGACATTTACCATCGGGGTGCTTTATCTGAGGTTATTACTCGGCTTAGGTGGGGAAGCGGCTTTTAGCCGCCCCTTGATGGTAGAGGAAATCCTTGTGGTGACCTTTACCGAAGCCGCAACGGAAGAGTTAAGGGGGCGAATTCGCGACAATATTCATGAGTTGCGTATCGCTTGCGTGCGGGGAGTCAGTGATAACCCGATGCATAACGCTTTATTATCTGAAATCATTGATTTGAGTGAAGCTGCCGCGCAGCTGTTGGCGGCTGAACGCCAGATGGATGAAGCTGCCATTTATACTATCCACGGCTTTTGCCAAAGAATGCTGGCAAATAACGCCTTTGAATCCGGCATCTTGTTTGAGCAAACACTGATACAGGATGAATTGCCATTACGCAGACAAGCTTGCGCCGACTTTTGGCGCAGACACTGTTATCCGCTGCCCTTGGCGGTCGCACGTGCGGTCAGCCAAGAGTGGAGTGGGCCAGAGGCATTACTTAATGATCTTTCTGCTTACTTACAGGGGGAAACGCCAAAGTTTCGACAAGCCCCCAGTGATGATGAAACGATACTGAGTCGGCACCAACAAATCGTCGTGCAAATTGATGCAGTCAAAGCGCAATGGCGAGCAGCAGCCTCTGAGCTAGAGGCTTTAATTAGCGGTTCAGGGGTCGATAAGCGTAGCTATAGCACACGATATCTGCCCAACTGGCTAGAAAAAGTCGGTATGTGGGCAGAGCAAGAAACCGGTGATTATCAGTTACCCAAAGAACTGGAGAAATTTCGCCAGTCGGTCTTATTTGATAAAACCAAAAAGGGTGATGTGCCGCAACATCCAGTATTCAGTGCCATAGAGAGAATCTTCGAGCAACCTCTGACGCTTAGGGATCTGATTTTAGCCAGAGCTATCAGTGAAATCCGCACATCTGTCCAGCAAGAAAAGCGACAACGGGCGGAGTTGGGATTTGATGACCTGCTTAGCAAACTCGATACCGCACTGCAACAACCAGGCAGTGAGTTATTAGCTCAATCTATTCGTACCCGTTATCCCGTTGCAATGATTGATGAATTTCAAGATACCGACCCGCAACAATATCGCATTTTTCATACCCTGTATGGAGGGCGAAAAGAATGCGGACTATTGCTGATTGGTGATCCTAAGCAGGCTATTTATGCGTTCCGTGGCGCAGATATCTTTACCTATATTCGTGCCCGTTCTGAAGTAAGTGCCCACTACACGCTAGAGACAAACTGGCGCTCATCGTTCCCTATGGTGCAATCAGTTAATCGACTGTTTAGCTTGGTTGACGTGCCTTTCCTATTTGAACAAATTCCTTTTATACAGGTGGCAGCAGCAGAAAGAAATAGCTGTTTATCTTTTGAAATTAAAGGGAAAAAACAACCGGCTATCTCTTTTTGGTTGCAGCCAGGAGAGGGCGTTGGGGTTAGTGAATACCAACAATTGATGGCACGACAGTGTGCGGCACAAATTCGAGATTGGCTAACCGCAGGGCAAAATGGATTAGCGCTATTAGTGACAGCCAGTGGCCCAAAACCGGTTCAGGCATCAGATATCACTATTTTAGTGCGCAGCCGTGCTGAGGCTGCATTAGTTCGAGATGCGCTTAGTGCGCTGGCTATCCCATCGGTCTATTTATCCAACCGTGATAGTGTGTTTGATACCCCTGAAGCTAAAGATTTGTTGTGGTTGTTGCAGGCGGTTCTGAACCCGGAGCATGAGCGCACATTGCGCAGTGCTATGGCAACAGGATTGCTGGGATTGGATGCAAAAATACTGGATGCATTGAATCACAATGAGCGCGATTGGGATGCATTGGTAGAAGAGTTCGATAATTATCGCCAACATTGGCAGCGCCGTGGTGTTTTACCGATGCTGCGGGAGATGATGGCTCGTCGGCACTTAGCTGAAAACTTGCTCGCGACACCCGGTGGAGAGCGTCGTTTAACGGATGTACTGCATCTAGGGGAATTGTTGCAAGAGGCCGCGTCAAAACTTGATAGTGAGCACGCACTAATCCGCTGGCTCGCACAACAAATAGCGCAACCGAATCACCAGTCAGACAACCAGCAGCTACGTTTGGAAAGTGATCGCCATTTGGTGCAGGTTATTACCATTCATAAATCGAAAGGACTGGAGTACCCACTCGTTTGGCTACCTTTTGTCGGTAATTTTCGCCAGCAGCAGGACGTGTTGTATCACGACCGACATAGTTTTGAAGCACTGCTTGATCTGAATGCTGACGAAGAAAGTCAGGCTCTGGCTGAAGAAGAGCGATTAGCAGAGGATTTAAGGTTGCTCTACGTGGCACTGACACGTGCCGTTTATCATTGCAGCGTCGGGATTGCACCGCTTATCAAAGGTGGGCGGAAAAAACAGGGTGAAAGTGATATTCACCACAGTGCGTTAGGTTACTTAGTTCAGCAAGGGCAGGCTGGGGATGCACACTATCTGGCCGACAAATTAGCCGAGTTAGCTGCTTTAGCCGGGGGGGACATCTCAGTTTCACTCGCACAGGGTGTTAGTGATACCGCTTGGCAACCACAACAGGAAGCTTTACCTACACTCGCTGCGCGCCAATTTACCCGACACGTACAGGATAACTGGCGGGTTACTAGCTATTCCGGCCTACAGCAGCATGGCTCAAGTAAAGGTGGTACATCACCACTCCTGAATGCACCATTACAAGAGCTATTGCCTCGATTGGATACTGATGCTGCTGGTGAGCATGCATTAATAGCATCAGCAGATTTAACTCCCCACGCTTTCCCACGCGGTGCTGCGCCGGGTACTTTTCTGCATGACTTACTCGAGCCTATGGATTTTAGTCAGCCCATTGAGTCAGTCTGGCTAGCTGAGCAATTACAGCTACAGGGTTTTGGTGAGCAATGGTCATCCATGCTTTATCAATGGCTAAATGACATCGTGCAAGTCCCTCTCAATGATACTGGCGTCACACTGGCGGGGTTAGCACCTGAGAACAAGCAAGCAGAATTACAATTTTACTTGCCAATCGACGCACTGTTACAGGCCCATGAGTTAGATACTTTAATCAAACGCTATGATCCACTTTCTCGTCAGTGCCCCGTACTGGATTTTCAGCAGGTTAGAGGGATGCTTAAAGGGTTTATTGACTTGGTCTTCTACTGGCAGGGTAAGTATTATCTATTGGATTACAAATCTAATTGGTTAGGTGAAGACGGTAGCGCCTATACCCAAGAGGCAATGGCTCAGGCGATGGCCGAGCACCGCTATGATCTGCAATACCAGCTTTATACGTTGGCGCTACACCGCTATTTACGGCACAGACTGGCAGATTATGACTATGAACGCGACTTTGGTGGTGTCATTTATCTCTTCTTACGGGGTGTCGATAAGCAATATCCGGGTAACGGTATTTTTAGCTGCCGCCCCGAACGAGCACTTATTGAGGGAATGGACGGCTTATTCAGTGGTCGCGATATCAACCATGATTCAGCTAATGCCGATGAGGATATATCAATATGA
- the recD gene encoding exodeoxyribonuclease V subunit alpha, which translates to MMALLDQAVRDHLLRPLDVQFSRLIAGGDNPMLQLAAAILSAEAGAGHVCLPLSYLQPEQLLGGRQPALSQELWQAAGAPDEARWTQVLKSSLAVSDGSQPTPLVLQNGRLYLQRMWQYEGDVVRFIASDSTLVRIHESREINETLLRTTLDRLFGLADTDVDWQKVAAAVAATRRISVISGGPGTGKTTTVAKLLTALIQLSEGQRLRIQLAAPTGKAAARLTESLGHAIGQLSLTEAERQLFPDQASTLHRLLGAQPNSQRLRYHRGNPLNLDVLVVDEASMVDLPMMARLIAALPAKAQVIFLGDRDQLASVEAGAVLGDICRFAEWGYSESRAEELARLTGCTLTGIIPIGDVSKDSINVRDSLCLLRKSYRFDEKSGIGQLALAVNTGKYQHALSVLSGSYSDIESFPLADSDDYQILLEDCVTGYQHYLQLATSGARAVDVLAAFGRYQLLCALRSGPFGVSGLNERIEQLLHRKRLIERASGPNGRWYVGRPVMIGLNDSALGLFNGDIGIALYDSEGELRVHFQLPDGNIKSVQPSRLPNHETAYAMTVHKSQGSEFEHTALVLPNTIMPVLTRELVYTAITRARQRLTLYCNDAVLSHAIRTPTQRRSGLVDRLNELKTLS; encoded by the coding sequence ATGATGGCGTTACTGGATCAGGCTGTTCGTGACCACTTACTGCGCCCGTTGGATGTCCAATTCTCACGCCTGATTGCCGGTGGGGATAACCCTATGCTGCAATTGGCTGCGGCCATTCTCAGTGCTGAAGCGGGGGCTGGCCATGTTTGCTTACCCTTAAGCTATTTACAACCCGAGCAATTATTGGGTGGTCGGCAGCCTGCATTATCACAAGAGCTGTGGCAAGCCGCCGGTGCGCCTGATGAAGCACGTTGGACACAAGTGCTCAAAAGCTCACTCGCTGTCAGTGATGGGTCACAGCCAACCCCCTTGGTTTTGCAAAATGGCCGTTTATATCTGCAACGTATGTGGCAATACGAAGGTGATGTTGTTCGGTTCATTGCTAGCGACAGTACGCTGGTAAGGATTCATGAGTCTAGAGAGATAAACGAAACACTCTTAAGAACGACGTTAGACCGCCTGTTTGGTTTGGCTGATACTGATGTTGACTGGCAGAAAGTGGCGGCCGCGGTTGCGGCTACCCGTCGTATTTCCGTCATTTCGGGTGGTCCAGGTACAGGGAAAACAACGACGGTAGCTAAATTGTTGACTGCGCTGATACAACTGAGTGAGGGGCAACGTCTGCGCATCCAACTCGCTGCACCAACGGGCAAAGCCGCTGCGCGATTAACAGAGTCACTGGGCCATGCCATTGGGCAACTCTCATTAACCGAGGCTGAACGTCAGTTATTTCCGGATCAAGCATCGACGTTGCATCGTTTGTTGGGTGCGCAGCCTAACAGCCAGCGTTTGCGTTATCACCGTGGTAACCCGCTAAACCTTGATGTGCTGGTGGTTGATGAGGCATCCATGGTGGATTTACCCATGATGGCGCGGTTAATTGCCGCTCTGCCCGCAAAAGCACAGGTTATTTTTCTGGGGGATCGTGATCAGTTGGCTTCGGTTGAGGCGGGTGCTGTATTGGGTGATATTTGCCGTTTTGCCGAGTGGGGTTACAGCGAGTCGCGAGCTGAAGAATTAGCCCGTTTAACGGGGTGTACGTTAACGGGAATCATCCCTATCGGAGATGTCTCTAAAGATAGTATTAATGTTCGCGATAGTTTATGTCTGCTACGTAAAAGCTACCGTTTCGATGAAAAATCGGGCATTGGGCAGCTCGCTCTAGCGGTTAATACGGGTAAGTATCAACATGCATTATCCGTTTTAAGCGGCTCTTACTCAGATATTGAGAGCTTCCCTTTGGCCGATTCAGATGATTATCAGATATTGCTAGAAGACTGTGTGACGGGATATCAGCATTATCTTCAATTGGCGACATCAGGAGCTCGGGCTGTTGATGTGTTAGCGGCTTTTGGTCGTTATCAACTGCTGTGTGCTCTACGAAGTGGCCCATTTGGTGTTAGCGGATTAAATGAACGAATTGAGCAGTTGTTACATCGTAAGAGGCTAATTGAGCGAGCATCAGGACCCAATGGGCGTTGGTATGTTGGCCGGCCAGTGATGATTGGGCTTAACGACAGTGCGCTTGGCCTGTTCAATGGTGATATCGGCATCGCGTTATATGATTCAGAAGGCGAGTTACGCGTACACTTCCAGCTACCCGATGGCAACATTAAGTCGGTACAACCTAGCCGCCTCCCCAACCATGAAACCGCTTATGCGATGACGGTTCATAAATCCCAAGGCTCAGAATTCGAACACACGGCATTAGTATTGCCTAACACTATTATGCCAGTGCTGACTCGTGAACTGGTTTATACCGCGATAACCCGCGCTCGCCAGCGGTTGACCCTGTATTGTAACGATGCGGTTTTGAGTCATGCGATACGAACACCCACACAGCGTCGCAGCGGATTAGTCGATCGGTTAAATGAGCTGAAGACATTAAGCTGA
- the argA gene encoding amino-acid N-acetyltransferase has translation MKERSTELVQGFRHSVPYINAHRGKTFVVMLGGEAIEHENFTSIVNDIGLLHSLGIRLVVVYGARPQIDSNLAQHHYEPIYHKHTRVTDARTLEMVKQAAGLLQLDITARLSMSLNNTPLQGAHINVVSGNFIIAQPLGVDDGVDYCHSGRIRRIDEEAIHRQLDNGAIVLLGPVAVSVTGESFNLTSEEVATQLAIKLKAEKMIGFCSSQGVTDNEGNIISELFPNEAQKRIEDLEQEGDYNSGTVRFLRGAVKACRSGVRRSHLLSYQEDGALVQELFSRDGIGTQIVMESAEQVRRATINDIGGILELIRPLEQQGILVRRSREQLEMEIDKFTIIERDNLTIACAALYPFPEEQIGEMACVAVHPDYRSSSRGEMLLKRVANQARQMGLKKLFVLTTRSIHWFQERGFTPAEVEVLPVQKQELYNYQRRSKILLADL, from the coding sequence GTGAAGGAACGTAGTACTGAACTGGTCCAGGGATTTCGTCACTCAGTTCCCTATATCAATGCGCATCGTGGCAAGACCTTTGTCGTTATGTTGGGTGGTGAAGCGATTGAACATGAAAACTTCACTAGCATCGTTAACGATATCGGTTTACTGCATAGCCTTGGTATTCGGCTGGTTGTTGTTTACGGAGCACGCCCACAAATCGATAGCAATCTGGCGCAGCATCACTACGAGCCAATTTATCACAAACATACTCGAGTAACAGATGCCCGCACACTGGAAATGGTTAAGCAGGCTGCTGGTTTATTGCAGCTAGATATCACGGCCAGATTATCCATGAGTTTGAATAATACTCCGCTACAAGGTGCGCATATCAATGTGGTCAGCGGTAACTTTATTATTGCTCAGCCATTAGGTGTCGATGATGGTGTCGACTATTGCCATAGCGGGCGTATTCGGCGTATTGATGAAGAAGCCATTCATCGCCAATTGGATAACGGCGCGATCGTGTTATTAGGACCCGTTGCCGTCTCAGTCACGGGTGAGAGTTTTAATCTCACGTCAGAAGAAGTCGCGACACAGTTAGCCATCAAACTTAAAGCAGAAAAAATGATCGGGTTTTGCTCATCCCAAGGGGTGACAGATAACGAAGGCAACATTATTTCAGAGCTGTTCCCCAATGAAGCTCAAAAACGAATCGAAGATTTAGAACAAGAAGGGGACTACAACTCAGGAACAGTGCGTTTTCTACGTGGTGCGGTCAAAGCATGCCGTAGTGGTGTGCGCCGCAGCCATTTATTGAGCTATCAGGAAGATGGCGCACTGGTACAAGAGTTGTTCTCTCGTGATGGTATCGGTACACAAATTGTGATGGAAAGTGCGGAGCAAGTCCGCCGTGCGACCATTAATGATATTGGTGGAATACTGGAATTGATCCGTCCGTTGGAACAGCAAGGGATTTTGGTTCGTCGCTCACGCGAGCAGCTTGAGATGGAGATTGATAAATTCACTATTATTGAGCGAGATAATCTGACGATTGCCTGTGCTGCACTTTATCCATTCCCAGAGGAACAAATCGGTGAAATGGCCTGTGTTGCAGTCCATCCGGACTATCGCAGCTCCTCACGTGGTGAAATGCTCCTCAAGCGTGTAGCAAATCAGGCGCGCCAAATGGGCCTTAAAAAACTGTTTGTACTAACTACCCGCAGCATTCACTGGTTCCAAGAACGTGGCTTTACCCCTGCTGAGGTTGAGGTTTTACCCGTTCAGAAGCAGGAGTTATACAATTATCAGCGGCGTTCAAAGATTCTGCTGGCTGATTTGTAG
- the amiC gene encoding N-acetylmuramoyl-L-alanine amidase AmiC: protein MADSNHNSGRRRLLQGAAAAWMLSVSRVGFAASSHIIAVRVWPSSTYTRVTLESSTPLKYKQFALKNPDRIVVDIEGVHLDSVLKEISNQVQSSDPYLKQARVGQFDKNTVRLVLELKQSISPQLFTLKPFAKFRNRLVVDLYPEQGSTSVEDDPLLALLEDYNKGNVERNLPAEAPKAGKAGRDRPIVIMLDPGHGGEDPGAIGRNKTREKDIVLQIARRLRALIQKEPNMRVFMTRNEDVFIPLKVRVAKARKQRADLFISIHADAFTSQAARGSSVFALSTKGATSTAAKFLAQTQNEADQIGGVSKSGDRYLDHTMIDLLQTATISDSLKFGKEVLNRMGKINKLHKNSVDQAGFAVLKAPDIPSILVETAFISNLEEERKLRTSHFQQQVAESIFAGIKAYFANGGAMARV, encoded by the coding sequence ATGGCAGATTCAAATCATAATTCTGGGCGTCGCCGTCTATTACAAGGTGCCGCCGCAGCCTGGATGCTGAGTGTCAGCAGGGTTGGATTTGCTGCTTCCTCACACATTATTGCTGTCAGAGTTTGGCCTTCTTCGACCTATACTCGAGTGACGTTAGAATCCAGTACTCCACTGAAATATAAACAGTTTGCGCTGAAAAATCCTGATCGCATTGTGGTTGATATTGAGGGCGTTCACCTTGACAGCGTCCTGAAAGAGATCAGCAATCAGGTTCAGTCTAGTGACCCTTACCTCAAGCAGGCTCGTGTTGGGCAGTTTGATAAAAATACCGTCAGGCTGGTTTTAGAGTTAAAGCAAAGCATCAGTCCACAGTTATTTACGTTGAAACCCTTCGCAAAATTTCGCAATCGCTTGGTCGTGGATTTATATCCGGAGCAGGGCAGTACCTCGGTTGAAGATGACCCCTTACTGGCATTATTGGAAGATTATAATAAAGGGAACGTTGAACGTAATTTACCCGCAGAGGCACCTAAAGCCGGTAAAGCAGGACGAGATAGGCCAATTGTTATCATGCTGGATCCTGGTCATGGTGGCGAAGACCCAGGAGCCATTGGGCGAAATAAGACACGCGAGAAAGATATCGTGCTGCAAATTGCTCGCCGGTTACGAGCATTGATTCAGAAAGAACCCAACATGCGAGTGTTCATGACCCGCAATGAAGATGTTTTTATCCCGCTAAAAGTGCGGGTAGCAAAAGCCCGTAAGCAACGTGCAGACTTATTCATTTCGATCCATGCTGATGCATTCACCAGTCAGGCTGCCAGAGGATCTTCCGTATTTGCGCTTTCAACCAAGGGCGCAACCAGTACGGCTGCAAAATTTTTGGCCCAAACGCAAAATGAGGCAGACCAAATCGGCGGGGTCAGCAAGAGCGGAGATCGTTATTTAGACCATACCATGATTGATTTACTGCAAACGGCGACGATCAGTGACAGCCTGAAGTTTGGCAAAGAAGTGCTCAATCGAATGGGTAAAATAAATAAGCTGCATAAGAACAGTGTCGATCAAGCAGGATTTGCGGTTTTAAAAGCCCCTGATATTCCATCAATTCTGGTTGAAACGGCGTTTATCAGTAATCTGGAAGAAGAGCGGAAACTTCGCACCAGTCATTTTCAGCAACAAGTTGCTGAGTCTATTTTTGCTGGCATCAAAGCCTATTTCGCTAATGGTGGGGCAATGGCGCGGGTGTAA
- the mltA gene encoding murein transglycosylase A, with translation MTSRWGKYLLSGIMIAVLAGCQSRPTDRGQQYKDGHLEQPLGLVNEPNATGKPVNAKDYSDQVKVINQSSPGLYGRNSSTFNAVENWMLAGADTSKLHLFGLNAYQMEGVDNFGNVQFTGYYTPVLQARYTPQGEFRHPLYRMPSKGKGRLPNRASIYAGALDNRNLIIAYTNSLVDNFMMEVQGSGYVDYGDGRPLTFFGYAGKNGHAYRSIGKVLIDRGEVAKADMSMQAIRHWAETHSEAEVRELLEQNPSFVFFKPEMYAPVKGASAVPLIAKASVASDRSLIPPGTTLLAEVPLLDDQGKFTGQYQMRLMVALDVGGAIKGQHFDIYQGIGHEAGQAAGFYNHYGRVWVLKNAQSNGPLFTAYQSGDKTALTGNGTPLLVNNQGQ, from the coding sequence ATGACAAGTCGTTGGGGCAAATACCTACTGAGTGGAATAATGATTGCTGTTCTGGCGGGTTGCCAATCGCGACCAACAGATCGTGGGCAGCAATATAAAGATGGGCATCTGGAACAGCCACTAGGATTAGTGAATGAACCGAATGCGACAGGTAAGCCAGTCAACGCAAAAGATTACTCTGATCAGGTGAAAGTGATTAATCAATCTTCACCGGGTTTGTATGGCCGTAATAGTAGTACATTCAATGCAGTTGAGAACTGGATGTTGGCCGGCGCTGATACCAGCAAATTACATCTGTTTGGGCTGAATGCTTACCAGATGGAAGGCGTGGATAACTTTGGTAATGTGCAATTTACCGGTTATTACACTCCGGTGCTCCAAGCTCGCTATACGCCACAAGGCGAATTCCGCCATCCACTTTATCGTATGCCATCGAAAGGGAAGGGGCGCTTACCTAATCGTGCTTCAATTTATGCAGGTGCATTGGATAACCGTAACTTAATTATCGCGTACACCAATTCGTTGGTAGATAACTTTATGATGGAAGTGCAGGGGAGTGGCTACGTTGATTATGGCGACGGGCGGCCGCTGACCTTCTTCGGGTATGCAGGTAAAAACGGCCATGCTTACCGTAGCATCGGTAAGGTATTGATTGACCGTGGAGAAGTCGCTAAAGCCGATATGTCGATGCAAGCTATCCGCCACTGGGCAGAAACACATAGCGAAGCGGAAGTCAGAGAATTACTGGAGCAAAATCCGTCCTTTGTCTTCTTTAAACCGGAAATGTACGCACCTGTGAAAGGCGCCAGCGCGGTTCCTTTGATCGCAAAAGCCTCTGTTGCCTCCGATCGTTCGTTGATCCCGCCGGGTACGACCTTGTTGGCTGAAGTACCTTTGCTGGATGATCAGGGGAAATTCACTGGCCAGTATCAGATGCGTTTGATGGTCGCGCTAGATGTTGGGGGGGCAATTAAGGGTCAACACTTTGATATTTATCAGGGGATTGGCCATGAGGCAGGGCAAGCCGCTGGTTTCTACAACCACTATGGCCGTGTCTGGGTGTTGAAAAATGCTCAAAGTAACGGACCCTTGTTTACAGCCTATCAAAGTGGCGATAAAACCGCCCTGACAGGTAATGGGACACCGTTATTGGTCAATAATCAGGGGCAGTGA
- the tcdA gene encoding tRNA cyclic N6-threonylcarbamoyladenosine(37) synthase TcdA: MSTAFSEAYQQRFGGIARLYGQQALTLFSQAHVCVIGIGGVGSWAAEALARTGIGAITLIDMDDVCVTNTNRQIHALRHNVGQAKTEVMAERILAINPECQVTCIDDFITADNVAELLNNSFSYVIDAIDSVRPKAALLSYCRRYKIPVVTTGGAGGQIDPTRIEVVDLAKTIQDPLAAKLRERLKNDFNVVKNSKGKLGIDCVFSSEPLVYPQADGSVCASRSTAEGPKKMDCTSGFGSATMVTATFGFVAVSHALKKMMAKAARQA; this comes from the coding sequence ATGAGCACAGCCTTTTCCGAAGCATACCAACAGCGTTTTGGGGGGATTGCCCGCCTTTATGGACAGCAAGCACTGACACTTTTTTCGCAGGCGCATGTTTGTGTTATTGGTATCGGTGGTGTGGGCTCATGGGCTGCAGAAGCGCTAGCTCGTACCGGGATTGGTGCGATCACGTTGATTGATATGGATGATGTTTGCGTCACTAATACTAATCGGCAGATCCATGCGCTGCGGCATAATGTCGGTCAGGCGAAAACCGAGGTGATGGCGGAACGTATTCTGGCGATTAACCCTGAATGCCAAGTGACTTGTATTGATGATTTTATTACTGCGGATAATGTCGCAGAACTTTTAAATAACAGTTTCAGCTATGTCATTGATGCGATAGACAGCGTTCGCCCAAAAGCCGCGCTGCTTTCTTATTGTCGCCGATACAAAATCCCTGTTGTCACCACCGGTGGCGCTGGTGGCCAAATCGACCCAACGCGCATTGAAGTCGTCGATTTGGCAAAAACCATTCAGGATCCGCTGGCGGCGAAGCTACGTGAAAGGCTAAAAAATGATTTCAACGTGGTAAAAAATAGCAAAGGTAAGCTGGGAATTGATTGTGTTTTCTCGAGTGAACCCTTGGTTTATCCGCAGGCGGATGGTTCGGTGTGCGCCTCTCGTAGTACCGCTGAGGGGCCAAAGAAAATGGACTGTACGTCAGGTTTTGGTTCGGCAACCATGGTTACCGCGACTTTTGGTTTTGTGGCGGTATCCCACGCATTGAAAAAAATGATGGCGAAAGCGGCACGTCAGGCGTAA
- the csdE gene encoding cysteine desulfurase sulfur acceptor subunit CsdE has protein sequence MIAPHPFGHEITAAHLIETFSADKQWEDRYRRLILLAKQLPPLPASLKQDELELTGCENRVWLGHQRQPDGRLHFYGDSEGRIVRGLLAVILTAVEGKTPQQVLAEDPLELFDKLGLRQQLSTSRASGLQALAQGIKTIATQYIEG, from the coding sequence ATGATTGCACCACACCCTTTTGGCCACGAAATTACAGCGGCTCACCTCATTGAAACATTCAGCGCTGACAAACAGTGGGAAGATCGTTATCGCCGGTTAATTTTATTGGCTAAGCAACTCCCACCATTACCGGCATCATTGAAGCAAGATGAGCTGGAATTGACTGGTTGTGAAAATCGAGTGTGGTTGGGCCATCAGCGTCAACCAGATGGCCGCTTACATTTCTATGGTGACAGTGAAGGCCGTATCGTTCGCGGGTTGCTCGCCGTCATTTTAACCGCTGTAGAAGGTAAAACACCGCAACAGGTCTTAGCTGAAGACCCATTGGAATTGTTTGATAAGCTAGGACTACGGCAGCAACTGAGTACATCGCGGGCCAGTGGTTTACAAGCACTGGCACAAGGTATAAAGACAATCGCAACCCAATATATCGAAGGGTAA